From a region of the Panicum virgatum strain AP13 chromosome 2K, P.virgatum_v5, whole genome shotgun sequence genome:
- the LOC120695908 gene encoding brain acid soluble protein 1-like, with protein sequence MAMARRSSLAPLFLLLLSVLVSGAAAARTVADSVQVACSKSQFPKICADGLTATPESQADAQKATPRRLAELFAAFAAGKGAGMGASQEGKASTKDPALLKCFDACGDDVDEAMAHLNGLIREPTDGKFLELKSWLASTLGGTSTCEDACKDAPKSADKDEIVGNSLEFEKLLRVTLDLITEASGSMSADIALPPSDAAAAPAYGAAAPFGGDASPSSGSDASPSSSSADAPASSSSADAPAAAAEGPAAASKSYGGGASGPAAADSPAAAADAPSSGEASSAPAPSGSSAADADAPAGDSADAPAPGSDETAPDDDANDTKKE encoded by the coding sequence ATGGCCATGGCTCGCCGCTCCTCTCTGgcgcctctcttcctcctcctcctctccgtcctcgtctccggcgcggcggccgcccggACCGTGGCCGACAGCGTGCAGGTCGCGTGCAGCAAGTCGCAGTTCCCCAAGATCTGCGCCGACGGGCTGACGGCCACGCCGGAGAGCCAGGCGGATGCCCAGAAGGCGACGCCGCGGCGCCTGGCCGAGCTGTTCGCGGCCTTCGCGGCCGGGAAGGGCGCGGGCATGGGCGCGTCCCAGGAGGGCAAGGCCAGCACCAAGGACCCCGCCCTGCTCAAGTGCTTCGACGCCTGCGGCGACGACGTCGACGAGGCCATGGCGCACCTCAACGGCCTCATCCGCGAGCCCACCGACGGCAAGTTCCTCGAGCTCAAGTCCTGGCTCGCCTCCACGCTCGGCGGCACCTCCACCTGCGAGGACGCCTGCAAGGACGCGCCCAAGAGCGCCGACAAGGACGAGATCGTCGGCAACAGCCTCGAGTTCGAGAAGCTGCTGCGCGTCACGCTCGACCTCATCACCGAGGCCTCCGGGTCCATGTCCGCGGACATCGCCCTGCCGCCCtccgacgccgcggccgcgccggcgtaCGGCGCGGCCGCGCCCTTCGGCGGCGACGCCTCGCCGTCCTCCGGCTCCGACGCCTCGCCCTCGTCCTCGTCGGCAGACGCCCCCgcctcgtcctcgtcggcggacgcccccgccgccgcggcagaggGACCTGCCGCCGCGTCCAAGtcgtacggcggcggcgccagcggccccGCCGCTGCggactcgccggcggccgccgcggatgCGCCTTCGTCCGGCGAGGCCTCcagcgcgccggcgccgtctgGATCCTCCGCCGCCGATGCCGATGCGCCGGCCGGGGACTCTGCcgacgcgccggcgccggggtccGACGAGACCGCTCCCGACGACGACGCCAACGACACCAAGAAAGAGTGA
- the LOC120695909 gene encoding uncharacterized protein LOC120695909, with protein MMAMGGRDGGGGDAALQGLSTVIFQPRIDSIMRDVMLLENQIPWWVLEVLMGFLPDPVPVDRFLSVMAAKFNVRTTSGGGHDQRAAAGPDVAGDELGGGRQRRPMHLLALFRDHQVVGLRPPHPAPAEDNRRRLISATPSANFSTAMELAEMGVHLAASKTGRFGDMAVQGRRLFGKLFLAPVFLNDLTACWLVNMAAYEASAGRSADDYAVSSYLYLVALLMNREDDVHQLRSRCVVHSTFSNTRTLEFFKGLAPHLHFGRQYDRVLQDLLDYKRDRPVFVAVHKFLYNNFKTILTVLSIVGVIAPIIRALFYRQNQN; from the coding sequence ATGATGGCCATGGGGggtcgcgacggcggcggcggcgacgcggcgcttCAAGGGCTGTCGACGGTGATCTTCCAGCCGCGCATCGACAGCATCATGAGGGACGTGATGCTGCTCGAGAACCAGATCCCATGGTGGGTGCTCGAGGTCCTCATGGGGTTCCTGCCCGACCCAGTTCCCGTTGACAGGTTCCTTTCTGTGATGGCGGCCAAGTTCAACGTCCGTACGACGAGCGGTGGTGGTCACGATCAGAGGGCCGCGGCAGGTCccgacgtcgccggcgacgaactCGGCGGAGGCCGGCAAAGAAGACCCATGCACCTGCTGGCCCTCTTCCGTGACCACCAGGTGGTGGGTCTGCGCCCTCCGCACCCTGCGCCAGCTGAAGACAACCGCCGCCGGCTCATCTCCGCCACGCCGTCGGCCAACTTCAGCACGGCCATGGAGCTCGCGGAGATGGGCGTGCATCTGGCAGCCAGCAAGACAGGGCGGTTCGGGGACATGGCCGTCCAGGGCCGGCGGCTCTTCGGGAAGCTCTTCCTGGCGCCGGTGTTCCTGAACGACCTCACCGCGTGCTGGCTCGTCAACATGGCGGCGTACGAGGCGAGCGCCGGCCGCTCGGCCGACGACTACGCCGTCAGCTCCTACCTCTACCTGGTGGCGCTGCTGATGAACCGGGAGGACGACGTGCACCAGCTCCGCAGCAGGTGCGTCGTCCACAGCACCTTCAGCAACACGCGGACGCTCGAGTTCTTCAAGGGCCTCGCGCCGCACCTCCACTTTGGGAGGCAGTACGATCGCGTCCTGCAGGACCTCTTGGACTACAAGCGCGATAGGCCGGTCTTCGTTGCCGTTCACAAGTTTCTCTACAACAACTTCAAGACCATCCTCACCGTCTTGTCCATCGTCGGTGTGATTGCGCCCATCATCCGGGCATTGTTTTACCGTCAGAATCAGAACTAG